A single region of the Cynocephalus volans isolate mCynVol1 chromosome 12, mCynVol1.pri, whole genome shotgun sequence genome encodes:
- the MIEF1 gene encoding mitochondrial dynamics protein MIEF1 isoform X1: MAGAGERKGKKDDNGIGTAIDFVLSNARLVLGVGGAAMLGIATLAVKRMYDRAISAPTSPTRLSHSGKRSWEEPNWMGSSRLLNKDMKTGLSRSLQTLPTNSFDTDTFCPPRPKPLARKGQVDLKKSRLRMSLQEKLLTYYRNQAAIPAGEQARAKQAAVDICAELRSFLRAKLPDMPLRDMYLSGSLYDDLQVVTADHIQLIVPLVLEQNLWSCIPGEDTIMNVPGFFLVRRENPEYFPRGSSYWDRCVVGGYLSPKTVADAFQKVVAGSINWPAIGSLLDYVIRPAPPPEALTLEVQYERDKHLIIDFLPSVTLGDTVLVAKPHRLAQYDNLWRLSLRPAETARLRALDQADSGCRSLCLKILKAICKSTPALGHLTASQLTNVILHLAQEEADWSPDMLADRFLQALRGLISYLEAGVLPSALNPKVNLFAELTPEEIDELGYTLYCSLSEPEVLLQT; the protein is encoded by the exons ATGGCAGGCGCTGGTGAGCGCAAAGGCAAGAAGGATGACAATGGCATTGGCACGGCCATTGACTTTGTGCTTTCCAATGCCCGGCtggtgctgggggtgggtggagcGGCCATGCTGGGCATCGCCACGCTGGCAGTTAAGCGG ATGTATGACCGGGCAATCAGTGCTCCTACCAGCCCCACCCGCCTGAGCCATTCAGGGAAAAGGAGCTGGGAAGAACCAAACTGGATGGGCTCCTCCCGACTGCTGAACAAGGACATGAAGACAGGCCTGAGCCGCTCCCTGCAGACCCTTCCCACAAACTCCTTTGACACAG ATACATTCTGCCCACCCCGGCCCAAGCCATTGGCCAGGAAGGGGCAGGTAGACTTGAAGAAGTCACGACTCCGCATGTCCCTGCAGGAGAAACTTCTTACTTACTACCGGAACCAGGCAGCCAtccctgctggagagcaggctcgAGCCAAGCAAGCTGCTGTGGACATATGTGCCGAGCTCCGGAGCTTCCTGCGGGCCAAGTTGCCTGACATGCCACTTCGGGACATGTACTTGAGTGGCAGCCTTTATGATGACCTGCAG GTAGTGACAGCAGATCACATCCAACTCATTGTCCCCCTTGTGCTGGAGCAGAATCTGTGGTCATGTATCCCTGGCGAGGACACCATCATGAATGTCCCTGGCTTCTTCCTGGTTCGTCGTGAGAACCCAGAGTACTTTCCTCGTGGTAGCAGTTACTGGGACCGCTGCGTAGTAGGGGGCTACCTCTCTCCAAAGACTGTGGCAGATGCATTTCAGAAGGTAGTGGCTGGCTCTATCAATTGGCCGGCCATAGGGTCCCTCTTGGACTATGTGATCCGACCAGCACCACCCCCAGAGGCCTTGACACTGGAGGTGCAGTATGAGCGTGACAAGCATCTCATCATTGACTTCCTGCCATCAGTGACCCTTGGTGACACTGTCTTGGTGGCCAAACCACACCGGCTAGCCCAGTATGACAACCTGTGGCGGCTGAGCCTGCGTCCTGCTGAGACGGCACGCCTGCGGGCTTTGGACCAGGCTGACTCCGGCTGCCGATCTCTGTGCCTCAAGATCCTCAAGGCCATATGCAAGTCTACTCCGGCCCTGGGCCACCTCACTGCCAGCCAGCTAACCAATGTGATCCTACACTTGGCCCAGGAGGAGGCTGACTGGTCTCCAGATATGCTGGCCGACCGTTTCCTGCAGGCTCTGAGGGGACTCATCAGCTACTTAGAGGCTGGAGTCCTGCCCAGTGCCCTAAACCCCAAGGTGAACTTATTTGCAGAGCTCACCCCTGAAGAAATAGACGAATTGGGATACACTCTCTATTGCTCATTGTCCGAGCCAGAGGTGCTGCTGCAGACATAG
- the LOC134360993 gene encoding mitochondrial ribosome and complex I assembly factor AltMIEF1, translated as MAPWSRAAVLSLYRALLRQGRELRYTDRDFYLAFIRREFRKNQKLEDPEARERQLEKGLVFLHSKLGGII; from the coding sequence ATGGCCCCTTGGAGCCGAGCGGCGGTGCTGAGTCTCTACCGGGCTCTGCTGCGCCAGGGCCGAGAGCTTCGCTACACCGATCGAGACTTCTACCTTGCCTTCATCCGCCGTGAATTCCGGAAGAATCAGAAGCTAGAGGATCCTGAGGCTAGGGAGAGACAGCTGGAGAAGGGCCTGGTCTTCCTCCACAGCAAACTGGGGGGGATTATTTAA
- the MIEF1 gene encoding mitochondrial dynamics protein MIEF1 isoform X2: MYDRAISAPTSPTRLSHSGKRSWEEPNWMGSSRLLNKDMKTGLSRSLQTLPTNSFDTDTFCPPRPKPLARKGQVDLKKSRLRMSLQEKLLTYYRNQAAIPAGEQARAKQAAVDICAELRSFLRAKLPDMPLRDMYLSGSLYDDLQVVTADHIQLIVPLVLEQNLWSCIPGEDTIMNVPGFFLVRRENPEYFPRGSSYWDRCVVGGYLSPKTVADAFQKVVAGSINWPAIGSLLDYVIRPAPPPEALTLEVQYERDKHLIIDFLPSVTLGDTVLVAKPHRLAQYDNLWRLSLRPAETARLRALDQADSGCRSLCLKILKAICKSTPALGHLTASQLTNVILHLAQEEADWSPDMLADRFLQALRGLISYLEAGVLPSALNPKVNLFAELTPEEIDELGYTLYCSLSEPEVLLQT; this comes from the exons ATGTATGACCGGGCAATCAGTGCTCCTACCAGCCCCACCCGCCTGAGCCATTCAGGGAAAAGGAGCTGGGAAGAACCAAACTGGATGGGCTCCTCCCGACTGCTGAACAAGGACATGAAGACAGGCCTGAGCCGCTCCCTGCAGACCCTTCCCACAAACTCCTTTGACACAG ATACATTCTGCCCACCCCGGCCCAAGCCATTGGCCAGGAAGGGGCAGGTAGACTTGAAGAAGTCACGACTCCGCATGTCCCTGCAGGAGAAACTTCTTACTTACTACCGGAACCAGGCAGCCAtccctgctggagagcaggctcgAGCCAAGCAAGCTGCTGTGGACATATGTGCCGAGCTCCGGAGCTTCCTGCGGGCCAAGTTGCCTGACATGCCACTTCGGGACATGTACTTGAGTGGCAGCCTTTATGATGACCTGCAG GTAGTGACAGCAGATCACATCCAACTCATTGTCCCCCTTGTGCTGGAGCAGAATCTGTGGTCATGTATCCCTGGCGAGGACACCATCATGAATGTCCCTGGCTTCTTCCTGGTTCGTCGTGAGAACCCAGAGTACTTTCCTCGTGGTAGCAGTTACTGGGACCGCTGCGTAGTAGGGGGCTACCTCTCTCCAAAGACTGTGGCAGATGCATTTCAGAAGGTAGTGGCTGGCTCTATCAATTGGCCGGCCATAGGGTCCCTCTTGGACTATGTGATCCGACCAGCACCACCCCCAGAGGCCTTGACACTGGAGGTGCAGTATGAGCGTGACAAGCATCTCATCATTGACTTCCTGCCATCAGTGACCCTTGGTGACACTGTCTTGGTGGCCAAACCACACCGGCTAGCCCAGTATGACAACCTGTGGCGGCTGAGCCTGCGTCCTGCTGAGACGGCACGCCTGCGGGCTTTGGACCAGGCTGACTCCGGCTGCCGATCTCTGTGCCTCAAGATCCTCAAGGCCATATGCAAGTCTACTCCGGCCCTGGGCCACCTCACTGCCAGCCAGCTAACCAATGTGATCCTACACTTGGCCCAGGAGGAGGCTGACTGGTCTCCAGATATGCTGGCCGACCGTTTCCTGCAGGCTCTGAGGGGACTCATCAGCTACTTAGAGGCTGGAGTCCTGCCCAGTGCCCTAAACCCCAAGGTGAACTTATTTGCAGAGCTCACCCCTGAAGAAATAGACGAATTGGGATACACTCTCTATTGCTCATTGTCCGAGCCAGAGGTGCTGCTGCAGACATAG
- the RPS19BP1 gene encoding active regulator of SIRT1, which yields MSAALLRRGLELLAASEAPRDAPGQTKPRGLGPVKRARKAKATQGPKLRNSAKGKVPKSALAEYRKRACRDHLRINLKFMTSARNTLAESVTQQILCQNQGRKACDQPAAKTKKKKAAEGTVFTEEDFQRFQQEYFGS from the exons ATGTCGGCGGCCTTGCTGCGGCGGGGCCTGGAGCTGCTGGCGGCGTCCGAGG CCCCCCGGGACGCGCCAGGCCAGACCAAGCCGAGAGGGCTCGGTCCGGTGAAGCGGGCCCGGAAGGCGAAGGCGACCCAGGGCCCCAAATTGCGGAACTCGGCTAAGGGAAAGGTGCCCAAGTCGGCGCTGG CTGAGTATCGAAAGCGAGCATGTCGAGACCACCTCAGAATAAACCTGAAGTTTATGACCAGTGCAAGAAACACATTGGCTGAGTCTGTGACCCAGCAG ATTCTGTGTCAGAACCAAGGCCGCAAGGCCTGTGACCAGCCTGCAGCCAAGACTAAGAAGAAGAAGGCGGCCGAGGGCACCGTGTTCACTGAGGAGGACTTCCAGAGGTTCCAGCAGGAATACTTCGGTAGCTAG
- the ATF4 gene encoding cyclic AMP-dependent transcription factor ATF-4 — protein sequence MTELSFLSSKVLEGDLMSPFDQSGLGAEESLGLLDDYLEVAEHFKPHGFSGDKAKAGSSEWLAVDGLVNASDNSKEDAFSGTDWMLEKVDLKELEFGTLLDVDDLETMPDELLATFYDACDDLFAPPVQESNKEPPQTANPIGHLPERLTKTDQVAPFTFLQPFPLSSGVLSSTPDHSFSLELGSISEGDGKPDSTAYITMIPQCVKEEDTPSDNDSGICMSPESYLGSPQHSPSTSRASPNRSLPSPGVLCGSTRPKPYDPPGEKMVAAKVKGEKLDKKLKKMEQNKTAATRYRQKKRAEQEALTGECKELEKKNEALKERADSLAKEIQYLKDLIEEVRKARGKKRVP from the exons ATGACCGAATTGAGCTTCCTGAGCAGCAAGGTGTTGGAGGGGGACTTAATGTCCCCCTTCGACCAGTCGGGTTTGGGGGCTGAAGAAAGCCTAGGTCTCTTAGATGACTACCTGGAGGTGGCCGAGCACTTCAAACCTCATGGGTTCTCCGGCGACAAGGCTAAGGCGGGCTCCTCCGAATGGCTGGCTGTGGATGGGTTGGTTAATGCCTCAGACAACAGCAAGG AGGATGCCTTTTCCGGGACAGATTGGATGTTGGAGAAAGTGGATCTGAAGGAGTTAGAGTTTGGTACCCTGTTGGATGTAGATGACCTGGAAACCATGCCAGATGAGCTTTTGGCCACATTTTATGATGCATGTGATGATCTATTTGCCCCCCCAGTCCAGGAGAGTAATAAGGAGCCCCCCCAGACAGCGAACCCAATTGGCCATCTTCCAGAAAGATTAACAAAAACTGACCAGGTCGCCCCCTTCACTTTCCTGCaacccttccccctttcctcaggggttttgtcttccactccagaCCATTCCTTTAGTTTAGAGCTAGGCAGTATCTCTGAAGGAGATGGGAAGCCAGACTCTACTGCTTACATCACCATGATCCCTCAGTGCGTAAAAGAGGAAGACACCCCCTCAGATAATGACAGTGGCATCTGTATGAGCCCTGAGTCCTATCTGGGCTCTCCCCAGCATAGCCCCTCTACCTCCAGGGCCTCTCCAAATAGGAGCTTACCATCTCCAGGTGTCCTTTGTGGCTCTACCCGCCCCAAACCTTATGACCCTCCTGGAGAGAAGATGGTAGCAGCAAAAGTAAAGGGTGAGAAACTGgataagaaactgaaaaaaatggagCAAAACAAGACAGCAGCCACCAGGTACCGCCAGAAGAAGAGGGCGGAGCAGGAGGCCCTCACTGGTGAGTGTAAGGAGCTAGAAAAGAAGAACGAGGCTCTGAAAGAGAGGGCAGATTCCCTGGCCAAGGAGATCCAATATCTGAAAGATTTAATAGAAGAGGTCCGCAAGGCAAGGGGGAAGAAAAGGGTCCCTTAG